A DNA window from bacterium contains the following coding sequences:
- a CDS encoding 4Fe-4S dicluster domain-containing protein, translating to MNDRRSFLRGFLSVLLSGGAIGGILKILPSKADAREAPPKGQKWYGFGVSVDKCIGCARCMESCKNENNVPREPFFFRTWVERYITRKNGATTVKAIEPNSESLPETASDKSILRSFFVPKLCNQCASPACVQVCPVGATFQTKDGVVLVNEKTCIGCRYCIQACPYGARYLHPVTRTADKCTFCYHRISRGLLPACVEVCPTQARVFGDLNAAASPMSRFLRMNKIHVLKPGLNTEPKVYYANLDGEVR from the coding sequence GTGAACGATCGCAGGTCATTCCTGAGAGGTTTCCTCTCCGTTCTCCTCTCCGGGGGAGCGATCGGGGGGATCCTGAAGATACTGCCCTCGAAGGCGGACGCGAGGGAGGCCCCTCCGAAGGGGCAGAAATGGTACGGGTTCGGGGTATCCGTCGACAAGTGCATCGGCTGCGCGCGCTGCATGGAGTCGTGCAAGAACGAAAACAACGTCCCCAGGGAGCCGTTCTTCTTCCGCACGTGGGTCGAGCGGTACATCACGAGGAAGAACGGGGCCACGACGGTGAAGGCGATCGAGCCGAACTCGGAGTCGTTGCCCGAGACCGCTTCGGACAAGTCGATCCTGCGCTCCTTCTTCGTGCCGAAACTGTGCAACCAGTGCGCAAGCCCGGCCTGCGTCCAGGTCTGTCCCGTCGGGGCCACGTTCCAGACGAAGGACGGCGTGGTCCTCGTGAACGAGAAGACGTGCATCGGGTGCCGGTATTGCATCCAGGCGTGCCCGTACGGCGCCCGGTATCTCCACCCGGTGACCCGGACCGCCGACAAGTGCACCTTCTGCTATCACCGCATCTCGCGCGGGCTCCTTCCCGCCTGCGTCGAGGTGTGCCCGACCCAGGCGCGGGTCTTCGGCGACCTGAACGCCGCGGCGAGCCCCATGTCCCGGTTCCTGCGGATGAACAAGATCCACGTCCTGAAGCCCGGGCTGAACACCGAGCCGAAGGTCTACTATGCGAACCTCGATGGAGAAGTCCGATGA
- the nrfD gene encoding NrfD/PsrC family molybdoenzyme membrane anchor subunit, with amino-acid sequence MNPEFIRTLQDLLPQIQGYIYPNEIEIHWGLLIVVYPYITGVVAGAFILASLVKVFNVKEVQPLYRLSLLTALAYLLVAPMALVAHLGHPERFYEILLTPQTSSAMAMFGFVYAWYLMAVLLLEIWFVHRTDMIAWAEQETGVMRFVHRTLALYSRDTGDRSVAFDHKALKAITIVGIPSAFLLHGYVGFIFGSIKANPWWSSVLIPIVFLFSAIVSGIALVILLYMVLTPLTGGKISMRCVDKAVDFLFYAVIVDFSLELVDFIHRVYQSEEEIKILSEMVMNKLFASLVIIQVLLGMLVPLLLISLTKIFKRRFALNEDLRKMVYFIAVILIQMGIFATRWNVVIGGQMFSKSFRGLTMYKMEFGGIEGLLFAILLLALPIMILAVLAKILPPWREMHGADSGDVEVAGS; translated from the coding sequence ATGAATCCCGAATTCATACGCACCCTCCAGGACCTGCTTCCCCAGATCCAGGGGTACATCTACCCGAACGAGATCGAGATCCACTGGGGCCTGCTGATCGTCGTCTACCCCTACATCACCGGGGTCGTCGCGGGGGCGTTCATCCTCGCCTCGCTGGTGAAGGTGTTCAACGTGAAGGAGGTCCAGCCCCTGTACCGGCTCTCCCTCCTCACCGCGCTCGCGTACCTTCTCGTCGCGCCGATGGCCCTGGTCGCCCACCTCGGGCACCCGGAGCGGTTCTACGAGATCCTCCTGACGCCGCAGACCTCCTCCGCGATGGCGATGTTCGGGTTCGTCTACGCCTGGTACCTGATGGCCGTCCTCCTCCTCGAGATCTGGTTCGTCCACCGGACGGACATGATCGCGTGGGCCGAGCAGGAGACGGGCGTGATGCGGTTCGTCCACCGGACCCTGGCCCTTTATTCCCGCGACACGGGCGATCGGTCGGTCGCGTTCGACCACAAGGCGCTCAAGGCGATCACCATCGTCGGCATCCCGTCCGCCTTCCTCCTCCACGGGTACGTCGGGTTCATCTTCGGGTCGATCAAGGCGAACCCCTGGTGGAGCAGCGTGCTGATCCCGATCGTCTTTCTTTTCTCCGCCATCGTTTCCGGAATCGCGCTGGTCATCCTCCTCTACATGGTCCTCACGCCGCTGACGGGCGGGAAGATCAGCATGCGCTGCGTCGACAAGGCGGTCGACTTCCTCTTCTACGCCGTCATCGTCGACTTCTCTCTCGAGCTCGTCGACTTCATCCACCGGGTGTACCAGAGCGAGGAGGAGATCAAGATCCTCTCCGAGATGGTGATGAACAAGCTGTTCGCGAGCCTCGTCATCATCCAGGTCCTGCTGGGGATGCTGGTCCCCCTCCTGCTCATCTCCCTCACCAAGATCTTCAAGAGGCGCTTCGCCCTGAACGAGGACCTGCGGAAGATGGTCTACTTCATCGCCGTGATCCTCATCCAGATGGGGATCTTCGCCACGCGGTGGAACGTCGTCATCGGGGGCCAGATGTTCTCGAAGAGCTTCCGCGGGCTCACCATGTACAAGATGGAGTTCGGGGGAATCGAGGGGCTTCTCTTCGCGATCCTGCTGCTCGCCCTGCCGATCATGATCCTGGCGGTCCTTGCGAAGATCCTTCCGCCGTGGAGAGAGATGCACGGGGCGGACTCCGGGGACGTGGAGGTCGCGGGCTCCTGA
- a CDS encoding metallophosphoesterase has product MRNTHVAVLILLALLWTGHAFAWSFAVAGDSRDDRDGIFAQILSAVNRSDMEFLLHTGDMERTGGDDAWGTFRKRTSKFRKPLRVVIGNHELRKPGTREGFAKFFGLPGTNYSFTHKDAHIAIVDNAGGSLPPDTLAWLERDLAEHPKGKHGISALIVAMHAPPRTDGIFPHGTVSEYGEQSASLLGVLKRHGVDAILCSHEHMHYVEDWNGVRVVVSGGAGAQLAPFQRYGFYRIDVEKGKVKATFRRVRPAGKTR; this is encoded by the coding sequence ATGCGCAATACGCACGTAGCCGTTCTGATCCTGCTCGCGTTGCTCTGGACCGGGCACGCCTTCGCCTGGTCGTTCGCCGTCGCCGGCGACAGCCGGGACGACAGGGACGGGATCTTCGCGCAGATCCTCTCCGCCGTGAACCGTTCCGACATGGAGTTCCTCCTCCACACGGGGGACATGGAGCGCACCGGCGGAGACGATGCGTGGGGGACCTTCCGGAAACGGACGAGCAAATTCCGCAAGCCGCTGCGCGTGGTGATCGGGAATCACGAACTGCGCAAGCCGGGAACGCGGGAGGGTTTCGCGAAGTTCTTCGGCCTGCCGGGGACCAACTACTCGTTCACCCACAAGGACGCCCATATCGCCATCGTGGACAACGCGGGGGGTTCGCTCCCACCGGACACGCTCGCCTGGCTCGAGCGGGACCTTGCGGAGCACCCGAAAGGGAAGCACGGGATCTCCGCCCTCATCGTCGCCATGCACGCGCCGCCGCGCACCGACGGGATCTTCCCGCACGGGACCGTTTCCGAATACGGGGAGCAGAGCGCAAGCCTGCTCGGGGTCCTGAAACGTCACGGGGTGGACGCCATCCTGTGCAGCCACGAACACATGCACTACGTGGAGGATTGGAACGGAGTCCGGGTGGTGGTCTCCGGCGGCGCCGGCGCCCAGCTCGCTCCGTTCCAGCGGTACGGCTTCTACCGGATCGATGTCGAGAAGGGAAAAGTGAAGGCGACGTTCCGCCGCGTCCGGCCCGCAGGAAAAACCCGATAA
- a CDS encoding MFS transporter, producing MFPPGNGAIASTFRGLRHRNFRLWFFGQLTSLVGTWMQTIAQNWLVYQLTGSARDLGIVNFVGAIPLVPLTLYAGAIADRFEKRKVIFWCQAAMMVLAFTLAVLCWTGTVRFWHVLLLAFLLGAVQALDTPARQAFVVDLVGKEDLSNAIALNSGAFHAARVLGPAAAGVLVAVSGVAGAFFINGASFLAVLFGLFLMDVALIRRTGGGHESAKDLLGGVRYLRKERLPRAVVVLISLSALFAMPYHVLIPIYAREIFGRGAEGYGVLMSAAGVGAVLGSLYSASHYVGARKGAAVTTGSLVFPFLLMAFAFCRNYPAALLLLVGVGFAFVLQNAPANSLLQELVPDHLRGRVMAIYVSLFLGLLRVGSLLLGGLAAMTSAPVALASLAVAGLLVGLWVRFRYPELSRSA from the coding sequence ATGTTCCCCCCCGGGAATGGTGCGATCGCCTCGACGTTCCGGGGGCTGCGCCATCGCAACTTCCGCCTCTGGTTCTTCGGCCAGCTCACCTCCCTGGTGGGGACCTGGATGCAGACGATCGCCCAGAACTGGCTCGTGTACCAGCTCACCGGCTCCGCGCGGGACCTCGGGATCGTGAATTTCGTCGGGGCGATCCCCCTCGTTCCCCTCACGCTCTACGCGGGGGCGATCGCGGACCGCTTCGAGAAACGCAAGGTGATCTTCTGGTGCCAGGCCGCGATGATGGTCCTCGCGTTCACGCTCGCCGTCCTGTGCTGGACGGGGACGGTGCGCTTCTGGCACGTCCTGCTCCTCGCCTTCCTCCTCGGGGCCGTCCAGGCGCTCGACACCCCCGCCCGGCAGGCCTTCGTCGTGGACCTGGTCGGGAAGGAGGACCTGTCGAACGCGATCGCCCTGAACTCGGGGGCGTTCCACGCCGCGCGCGTCCTCGGCCCCGCCGCGGCCGGGGTGCTCGTCGCCGTCTCGGGCGTGGCGGGCGCCTTCTTCATCAACGGTGCGAGCTTCCTCGCCGTCCTCTTCGGCCTGTTCCTGATGGACGTGGCGCTCATCCGCCGCACCGGCGGGGGGCACGAATCCGCGAAGGACCTTCTCGGCGGGGTGCGGTACCTGCGGAAGGAGCGCCTGCCCCGGGCCGTCGTCGTCCTCATCTCCCTGTCGGCCCTCTTCGCCATGCCGTACCACGTGCTGATCCCCATCTACGCGCGGGAGATCTTCGGCCGCGGAGCCGAGGGGTACGGGGTCCTCATGTCCGCGGCGGGGGTGGGGGCGGTCCTCGGGTCGCTCTACTCCGCGTCGCACTACGTCGGCGCGCGCAAGGGGGCGGCCGTCACGACGGGGAGCCTGGTGTTCCCCTTCCTGCTGATGGCGTTCGCCTTCTGCCGGAACTACCCCGCCGCCCTCCTGCTCCTGGTCGGGGTCGGATTCGCCTTCGTGCTGCAGAACGCCCCCGCGAACTCCCTCCTGCAGGAGCTGGTGCCCGATCACCTGCGCGGGCGCGTGATGGCGATCTACGTTTCCCTCTTCCTCGGCCTCCTGCGCGTCGGGAGCCTTCTTCTCGGGGGGCTGGCCGCGATGACCTCCGCCCCCGTCGCCCTCGCCTCCCTCGCCGTCGCGGGCCTGCTCGTCGGCCTGTGGGTCCGCTTCCGGTACCCGGAGCTCTCCCGGTCGGCGTGA
- the glgB gene encoding 1,4-alpha-glucan branching protein GlgB, with the protein MKTTLRKQDLDLLIGARHWDPFSVLGPHIVEEGGRRFVSVRTIQPRAVEVQVMRDAGTTRRASMTRIHPDGVFEAHFPLDTEIFPYRLGITAGDGYQWTQHDPYAFGTVLTDFDIHLLSEGSHLAQYGKLGSHVVDIGGIRGTAFAVWAPNAERVSVVCNFNHWDGRVHPMRNRGESGIWEIFLPGVVEEEVYKYEIRSRDTGELLAKTDPFGFRFELPPRTGTIVCSLGGHEWGDASWLEDRARRNVLDAPMAVYEVHLGSWKRKDGEGGPYLSYRELADDLVPYVKEMGYTHIELLPVAEHPFDGSWGYQVLGYFAPTSRHGRPAEFMEFVDRCHREGIGVILDWVPAHFPRDAHGLALFDGTHLYEHADPRRGEQREWGTLVFNYGRREVANFLLSNALFWLDVYHIDGLRVDAVASMLYLDYSRKQGEWVPNVHGGNENLEAIAFLKRMNELVHERHPGAITVAEESTAWPAVSRPTYLGGLGFTFKWNMGWMHDMLSFIEKDPIHRKYHFGQLTFALLYAFHENFVLPFSHDEVVHLKRSMLDKMPGDLWGKFANLRLLYAYMYAHPGKKLLFMGGEIAQWEEWNHDRPLSWDLLRWDTHQGVQRFVRDLNRLYREVPALHEVDFRPEGFEWIDFRDVDNSVIAFLRRGKRPDDAVVCIFNFTPTPREKYRVGVPWPGRYREALNSDAAAYGGSNSGNGGSVEAENVPWMGRPCSVSLTLPPLGALFLIPDR; encoded by the coding sequence ATGAAGACCACCCTCCGGAAGCAGGACCTCGACCTCCTCATCGGCGCCCGTCACTGGGACCCCTTCTCCGTCCTCGGCCCCCACATCGTGGAGGAAGGAGGAAGACGTTTCGTCAGCGTGCGGACGATCCAGCCCCGGGCCGTCGAGGTCCAGGTGATGCGCGACGCCGGCACGACGCGGCGCGCCTCCATGACCCGGATCCACCCCGACGGCGTGTTCGAGGCGCACTTCCCGCTCGACACGGAGATCTTCCCGTACCGCCTCGGGATCACCGCCGGCGACGGCTACCAATGGACGCAGCACGACCCGTACGCCTTCGGAACGGTCCTGACCGATTTCGACATCCATCTCCTGTCCGAAGGGAGCCACCTGGCGCAGTACGGGAAGCTGGGGAGCCATGTCGTCGACATCGGCGGGATCCGGGGCACGGCGTTCGCGGTGTGGGCGCCCAACGCGGAGCGCGTATCCGTCGTCTGCAATTTCAACCATTGGGACGGCCGCGTGCACCCGATGCGGAACCGGGGGGAGTCGGGGATCTGGGAAATCTTCCTCCCCGGCGTCGTCGAGGAGGAGGTCTACAAGTACGAGATCCGCTCCCGGGACACGGGCGAGCTGCTCGCCAAGACCGATCCGTTCGGCTTCCGGTTCGAGCTCCCCCCGCGGACGGGGACGATCGTCTGCAGCCTCGGGGGGCACGAGTGGGGAGACGCTTCCTGGCTCGAGGACCGCGCGCGTCGAAACGTCCTCGACGCGCCGATGGCCGTGTACGAGGTCCACCTGGGATCCTGGAAACGGAAGGACGGCGAGGGGGGGCCGTACCTGTCGTACCGGGAGCTGGCCGACGACCTCGTTCCCTACGTCAAGGAGATGGGATACACCCACATCGAGCTCCTCCCGGTCGCGGAGCATCCGTTCGACGGCTCGTGGGGGTACCAGGTGCTCGGGTACTTCGCACCGACCTCGCGCCACGGCCGCCCGGCGGAGTTCATGGAGTTCGTCGACCGGTGCCACCGCGAGGGGATCGGCGTGATCCTGGACTGGGTGCCTGCCCACTTTCCCCGCGACGCCCACGGGCTGGCGCTGTTCGACGGGACCCACCTCTACGAGCACGCCGACCCTCGGCGGGGGGAGCAGCGGGAATGGGGAACGCTCGTCTTCAACTACGGACGCCGGGAGGTGGCGAACTTCCTCCTGTCGAACGCCCTCTTCTGGCTCGACGTGTACCACATCGACGGCCTGCGGGTGGATGCCGTGGCGTCGATGCTCTACCTCGATTACTCCCGGAAACAGGGCGAGTGGGTCCCGAACGTCCACGGGGGGAACGAGAACCTCGAGGCGATCGCCTTTCTCAAGCGGATGAACGAACTGGTCCACGAGCGGCACCCCGGCGCGATCACCGTGGCGGAAGAGTCGACCGCCTGGCCGGCCGTGTCGCGCCCGACGTACCTGGGGGGGCTCGGGTTCACCTTCAAGTGGAACATGGGATGGATGCACGACATGCTCTCCTTCATCGAGAAGGATCCGATCCACCGGAAATACCACTTCGGCCAGCTCACCTTCGCCCTGCTGTACGCCTTCCACGAAAACTTCGTCCTTCCCTTCTCCCACGACGAGGTGGTGCACCTGAAGCGCTCGATGCTCGACAAGATGCCGGGCGACCTCTGGGGGAAGTTCGCCAACCTCCGGCTTCTCTACGCCTACATGTACGCCCACCCGGGAAAGAAGCTCCTTTTCATGGGGGGAGAGATCGCCCAGTGGGAGGAGTGGAACCACGACCGGCCGCTCTCGTGGGACCTGCTTCGGTGGGACACCCACCAGGGGGTGCAGCGGTTCGTACGCGACCTGAACCGCCTTTACCGGGAAGTCCCCGCGCTCCACGAGGTCGACTTCCGCCCCGAGGGCTTCGAGTGGATCGACTTCCGGGACGTGGACAACAGCGTCATCGCGTTCCTGCGCCGCGGGAAACGACCGGACGACGCGGTCGTGTGCATTTTCAACTTCACTCCCACCCCGAGGGAGAAGTACCGCGTCGGCGTCCCCTGGCCCGGCCGGTACCGCGAGGCGCTCAACAGCGACGCCGCCGCCTACGGCGGCAGCAACTCCGGGAACGGCGGCTCCGTCGAGGCGGAGAACGTTCCATGGATGGGCCGTCCCTGCTCCGTCTCCCTCACGCTTCCCCCGCTGGGCGCGCTCTTCCTTATTCCCGACCGGTAG
- a CDS encoding YMGG-like glycine zipper-containing protein: MRKMVSLAAIAALFVAILSGCAQNGGMREHRGAAVGAGTGAVGGAVVGGLLGGKRGAVVGGLLGALAGGLVGNYHDQREKSLAETRRGHTEYNPAKGTRLKIERVRTTPAAVGPGETVEIQLTYAVLTPREDVMVPVRESREILFNGSRVGEASVDIEREGGTWRSVVPITLPGNARPGNYRVVASVESRGGGKDIEEITFRVR; the protein is encoded by the coding sequence ATGCGGAAAATGGTGAGCCTCGCGGCGATCGCCGCCCTGTTCGTGGCGATCCTGTCCGGGTGCGCGCAAAACGGGGGAATGCGGGAGCACCGGGGGGCGGCGGTCGGCGCCGGGACGGGGGCGGTGGGCGGAGCCGTCGTCGGGGGTCTGCTCGGCGGCAAGCGCGGCGCGGTCGTGGGCGGGCTGCTGGGCGCGCTTGCCGGCGGGCTGGTCGGCAACTACCACGACCAGCGGGAGAAAAGTCTCGCGGAGACGCGGCGCGGCCACACGGAGTACAACCCGGCCAAGGGGACACGCCTCAAGATCGAGCGGGTGCGGACGACTCCCGCCGCGGTCGGACCGGGCGAGACCGTGGAGATCCAGCTGACCTACGCCGTCCTCACCCCGCGGGAAGACGTGATGGTCCCCGTGCGGGAGAGCCGCGAGATCCTCTTCAACGGCAGCAGGGTGGGGGAAGCCTCGGTCGACATCGAGCGCGAGGGAGGCACCTGGCGCTCCGTCGTCCCCATCACGCTCCCCGGGAACGCCCGTCCGGGGAACTACCGCGTCGTCGCCTCCGTGGAGTCGCGCGGCGGCGGGAAGGACATCGAGGAGATCACGTTCCGCGTGCGATGA
- a CDS encoding MBL fold metallo-hydrolase, translating into MGFHVTPLRSGSSGNLTLVEHAGTVLLVDAGLPSQRGLTAALSEADRGWGDVDALLVSHLHGDHVNGSAAACCARFGIPIHLHRKNLDGFSNKVLSRSPGPCPVRSFTDGETFSIGAIGVEPFRVPHDARGVTCGFALTSASRDVRVSMATDLGQNENGLFERFLDSDLILIEANYDEEMLNRSPRLDRGRVGSGVGHFSNAQAGKFLVRVLQESRKTPQAVVLCHLSADHNTPELARRTVREILSGHSFGDVPVHAARREGPARKFTV; encoded by the coding sequence ATGGGGTTCCACGTCACGCCGCTTCGCAGCGGAAGTTCCGGGAACCTGACGCTCGTGGAGCACGCCGGGACCGTCCTGCTGGTCGACGCGGGGTTGCCGTCCCAACGCGGCCTCACGGCCGCCCTCTCGGAGGCCGACCGCGGGTGGGGCGACGTGGATGCGCTGCTGGTCTCCCACCTCCACGGCGACCACGTGAACGGCTCCGCGGCGGCGTGCTGCGCCCGGTTCGGGATTCCGATCCATCTTCACAGGAAAAACCTGGACGGCTTCTCGAACAAGGTCCTCTCCCGGTCCCCCGGTCCCTGTCCCGTACGGTCCTTCACGGACGGCGAGACGTTCTCCATCGGGGCGATCGGGGTCGAGCCGTTCCGCGTTCCCCACGACGCGCGGGGGGTCACCTGCGGATTCGCCCTCACCTCGGCCTCCCGCGACGTCCGCGTGTCGATGGCGACCGACCTCGGCCAGAACGAGAACGGCCTCTTCGAGCGGTTCCTCGACAGCGACCTGATCCTGATCGAGGCGAACTACGACGAGGAGATGCTGAACCGGAGCCCCCGTCTCGACCGGGGACGGGTGGGGTCGGGCGTGGGGCACTTCTCGAACGCCCAGGCCGGGAAGTTCCTGGTGCGGGTCCTCCAGGAGAGCCGGAAGACGCCGCAGGCCGTCGTGCTGTGCCACTTGAGCGCGGATCACAACACACCGGAACTGGCACGCCGCACCGTGCGGGAGATCCTCTCCGGCCACAGTTTCGGCGACGTCCCGGTCCACGCGGCCCGCAGGGAAGGACCGGCGCGGAAGTTCACCGTCTGA
- a CDS encoding cytochrome P460 family protein: MRRFASTVVVLLAAAGILYPALPVAIAADVVAAPTGVTIPKGYRNWQVIAPSQRDDNDEIRVILGNNIAMKAFRRNTLPFPDGTILAKLAWKRVKSPEFPKTFIPGVAPRIEFMVKDSKKYTSTGGWGFGRFIDGKPADNVVHATCFPCHQANVKDHDFVFTRYAP; encoded by the coding sequence ATGCGCCGCTTCGCCTCGACGGTCGTAGTCCTGCTCGCCGCCGCGGGGATCCTGTATCCCGCGCTCCCCGTCGCCATCGCCGCGGATGTCGTCGCCGCCCCGACCGGGGTGACGATCCCGAAGGGGTACCGCAACTGGCAGGTCATCGCGCCGTCCCAGAGGGACGACAACGATGAGATCCGGGTGATCCTCGGCAACAACATCGCCATGAAGGCCTTCCGTAGAAATACGCTCCCCTTCCCCGACGGCACGATCCTCGCGAAACTCGCCTGGAAGCGCGTCAAGTCCCCGGAGTTCCCCAAGACCTTCATACCGGGCGTTGCGCCGCGGATCGAGTTCATGGTGAAGGATTCGAAGAAATACACCTCCACCGGCGGCTGGGGATTCGGCCGGTTCATCGACGGCAAGCCCGCCGACAACGTGGTCCACGCCACCTGTTTCCCGTGCCACCAGGCCAACGTCAAGGATCACGACTTCGTCTTCACGAGGTATGCGCCATAA
- a CDS encoding glycosyltransferase family 39 protein: protein MSRRAIALFFLSVAVLYYAGLGTLPLLEPDEGRYAEIPREMLARGDFVTPHLNGVVYLEKPPLFYWGNALSFSLFGENEFAARFFTATVSIAGVLLTWWMGTVLAGPRAGLFSAMVLSTSLFPYIIGRINTLDMTLAVAMIVAIFPAFLYLSGKRESRWFLVLSYAGAALAFLAKGLIGIVFPAAILLLWMLLSRRHREIGKAISLPGIALFLAIALPWVVLVQQANPDFLWFFFVREHFLRFTTKMHRRFQPFWFFLPVVIGGLLPWLAFARRAVRAAWDARETYMAAEDRRFLACWVLFIFLFFSFSNSKLVTYAAPLFPPLAVLFGRALDLWADREDGSVRCRAPLAMAAILSAGILLFPPFTKHAVEPSRWVPLCALPVGMLLAWGAMPLFVRRLSAERVVYLSFLLLALFLTSLARPAAEYLGNYKSVKNLSSVLNASLREGDVVAQYRMYRQGLPFYTKRRCVLVNEVGELEFGADRAPDRKTFFLDDAAFLALWNSPARVFCLGRRENLPAFQKKFPGHRLLYRSDEGILIVNRL from the coding sequence TTGAGTCGTCGCGCCATCGCCCTCTTCTTCCTCTCGGTCGCGGTCCTCTACTACGCCGGCCTTGGAACCCTTCCCCTCCTCGAGCCCGACGAGGGGCGGTACGCGGAGATCCCGAGGGAGATGCTCGCCCGGGGAGACTTCGTCACCCCGCACCTGAACGGCGTCGTGTACCTCGAGAAACCGCCGCTTTTCTACTGGGGGAACGCGCTTTCCTTCTCCCTGTTCGGCGAAAACGAATTTGCCGCCCGCTTCTTCACCGCCACCGTCTCGATCGCGGGCGTGCTCCTGACCTGGTGGATGGGGACGGTCCTCGCGGGTCCCCGCGCCGGCCTCTTCTCCGCCATGGTGCTCTCCACCTCCCTGTTCCCCTATATCATCGGGCGGATCAACACGCTGGACATGACGCTCGCCGTGGCGATGATCGTTGCGATCTTCCCCGCCTTCCTCTACCTGTCCGGGAAGAGGGAGAGCCGATGGTTCCTGGTCCTCTCGTACGCGGGCGCCGCCCTCGCGTTCCTCGCGAAGGGGTTGATCGGGATCGTCTTCCCGGCGGCGATCCTCCTGCTCTGGATGCTCCTTTCGCGTCGCCACCGGGAGATCGGAAAGGCGATCTCCTTGCCGGGAATCGCCCTGTTCCTCGCGATCGCCCTGCCGTGGGTCGTCCTCGTGCAGCAGGCGAACCCGGATTTCCTGTGGTTCTTCTTCGTGCGGGAGCACTTCCTGCGCTTCACGACGAAGATGCACCGCCGGTTCCAGCCGTTCTGGTTCTTCCTCCCCGTCGTGATCGGGGGTCTTCTTCCGTGGCTGGCGTTCGCGCGCCGGGCCGTCCGGGCGGCGTGGGACGCGCGGGAGACCTACATGGCGGCGGAGGATCGCCGGTTCCTCGCCTGCTGGGTCCTGTTCATCTTCCTCTTCTTCTCCTTCTCCAACTCGAAGCTCGTCACCTACGCGGCGCCGCTGTTCCCGCCGCTCGCCGTCCTGTTCGGGCGCGCCCTCGACCTGTGGGCCGACCGGGAGGACGGAAGCGTCCGATGCCGGGCCCCGCTTGCGATGGCGGCGATCCTTTCCGCCGGGATCCTGCTGTTCCCGCCGTTCACCAAGCACGCGGTCGAGCCGTCGCGGTGGGTCCCCCTGTGCGCCCTGCCCGTGGGGATGCTCCTCGCGTGGGGAGCGATGCCGCTCTTCGTCCGGCGGCTTTCGGCGGAGCGGGTCGTGTACCTTTCGTTCCTGCTCCTCGCCCTTTTCCTCACCTCCCTCGCGCGTCCGGCGGCGGAATACCTCGGAAACTACAAGTCCGTGAAGAATCTCTCCTCCGTCCTCAACGCCTCCCTGCGCGAGGGCGACGTCGTGGCGCAGTACCGGATGTACCGCCAGGGGCTTCCCTTTTACACGAAGAGGCGTTGCGTCCTCGTGAACGAGGTGGGGGAGCTCGAGTTCGGGGCGGACCGGGCGCCGGACCGGAAAACGTTCTTTCTCGACGACGCGGCATTCCTCGCCCTTTGGAATTCGCCGGCCCGCGTCTTCTGCCTGGGCCGCCGCGAAAACCTTCCCGCGTTCCAAAAGAAGTTCCCCGGGCACCGGTTGCTCTACCGGTCCGATGAAGGTATTCTCATCGTGAACCGTCTCTGA